From a region of the Williamwhitmania taraxaci genome:
- the pruA gene encoding L-glutamate gamma-semialdehyde dehydrogenase gives MNNSVFNFQLPKNEPILMYAPGSPERIALKKELERQKSIQLEIPLIIGGKEIKTGKLGKVVMPHDHSHILANYHMTTEKEVKMAIEAALKAKEIWSNMPWEDRAKITLKVADLIAQKYRFVLNAATMLGQSKNPYQAEIDSACEVIDFLRFNVYFANEIYKDQPISVDGIINKTEYRPLEGFVFTVSPFNFTAIASNLNMSPVIMGNSTVWKPATTSILSNYYLMKIFKEAGMPDGVINFLPGPGSVIGKEIFAHRDLAGIHFTGSTNTFNLFWRQLGENLPRYKNYPKIVGETGGKDFIVAHPSANADEVAVGMVRGSFEYQGQKCSASSRAYIPTSLWPTVKANIGKMLAEIKMGDVSDFSNFVNAVIDEASFDNIMSYIDKAKDTKDAEIVFGGKGDKSKGYFIEPTVIKTNNPHFITMEEEIFGPVLTLFVYEDDKFEETLDLVDATSPYALTGAIFATDRMAIIKAYEKLRYAAGNFYINDKPTGAVVGQQPFGGARGSGTNDKAGSSLNLLRWVNPRTIKETLVPATEFKYPFLLEA, from the coding sequence CAGGAAAATTGGGCAAGGTGGTAATGCCGCACGACCATAGCCATATCTTAGCAAACTATCACATGACCACCGAGAAGGAGGTAAAGATGGCCATTGAGGCAGCGTTGAAGGCAAAAGAGATTTGGTCGAATATGCCATGGGAAGATCGCGCAAAAATCACCCTGAAGGTTGCGGACCTGATAGCCCAAAAATATCGATTTGTGCTTAACGCCGCCACCATGCTGGGTCAAAGCAAAAACCCATATCAGGCCGAAATTGATTCAGCCTGTGAGGTCATCGATTTCCTTCGCTTCAATGTATACTTTGCCAACGAAATATATAAGGATCAGCCTATTTCGGTGGATGGAATCATTAATAAAACGGAATACCGTCCTCTCGAAGGGTTTGTATTTACCGTATCGCCCTTCAATTTTACGGCCATTGCCTCCAATCTGAACATGTCGCCGGTAATTATGGGAAATTCCACGGTTTGGAAACCAGCCACCACCTCCATTCTATCCAACTATTACTTAATGAAAATCTTCAAGGAAGCAGGCATGCCCGACGGGGTAATCAATTTCCTACCAGGGCCAGGTTCAGTAATTGGAAAAGAGATATTTGCTCATCGCGATTTGGCCGGAATACACTTTACAGGCTCCACCAATACCTTTAACCTTTTCTGGCGCCAACTCGGCGAGAACCTACCACGATACAAGAACTATCCCAAAATTGTAGGAGAAACTGGAGGCAAAGATTTTATTGTTGCACACCCTTCGGCAAACGCCGATGAAGTTGCAGTAGGAATGGTACGAGGCTCTTTTGAGTATCAAGGGCAAAAGTGCTCCGCATCGTCACGTGCATATATCCCAACCAGCTTATGGCCAACAGTCAAAGCTAACATAGGGAAAATGCTTGCAGAGATAAAGATGGGCGACGTTAGCGACTTCTCGAATTTTGTGAACGCAGTAATCGATGAGGCATCGTTCGACAATATCATGTCCTACATCGACAAAGCAAAAGACACGAAAGACGCAGAGATTGTCTTTGGCGGCAAGGGCGATAAATCGAAGGGCTATTTTATTGAACCAACAGTCATCAAGACCAACAATCCCCACTTCATCACCATGGAGGAAGAGATCTTTGGTCCCGTGCTCACGCTCTTTGTCTACGAGGATGATAAATTTGAAGAGACACTCGACTTGGTAGACGCCACCAGTCCATACGCACTAACGGGTGCCATATTTGCTACCGACCGCATGGCCATTATCAAAGCATATGAGAAGCTGCGCTACGCTGCCGGAAACTTCTACATCAACGACAAACCCACGGGTGCAGTAGTTGGTCAACAGCCATTTGGCGGAGCAAGAGGCTCGGGAACCAACGACAAGGCAGGCAGTAGCCTAAATCTACTTCGCTGGGTAAATCCAAGGACTATAAAGGAAACGCTTGTTCCTGCCACCGAATTTAAGTATCCGTTTTTACTAGAGGCATAG